In one Zobellia galactanivorans genomic region, the following are encoded:
- a CDS encoding DUF7009 family protein, with protein MKIRIKGNSVRVRITKSEVTQLCKEGVVQEVTPFISGSFTYALRSQDVSGLTADFQDNTITVVLPQELVKDWEDNNRIGFNGSVPLGDGQNLLLLVEKDFTCIEDRGEDESDNYPNPKLQH; from the coding sequence ATGAAAATAAGGATCAAAGGTAATTCCGTTCGCGTACGGATTACAAAATCAGAAGTCACACAACTCTGCAAAGAAGGCGTGGTACAAGAGGTTACGCCATTTATAAGCGGTTCATTTACCTACGCCTTGCGTTCCCAAGATGTGTCTGGTCTTACGGCAGATTTTCAAGATAATACCATTACCGTAGTCTTGCCTCAAGAATTGGTGAAAGACTGGGAAGACAACAACCGCATAGGATTTAATGGTTCGGTCCCACTCGGAGATGGACAAAACCTATTACTTTTGGTTGAAAAAGACTTTACATGTATAGAGGATAGGGGGGAAGACGAGTCCGATAATTACCCTAACCCTAAATTGCAACACTAG
- a CDS encoding glycosyltransferase family 4 protein — protein MKKVLIITYYWPPAGGPGVQRWLKFVKYLRDFGIEPLVYIPENPHYPIEDATLASEVVENLTVYSQPLFEPYGIAKVFSSKKTKRISSGIIQTKNQSVFEKAMLWVRGNFFIPDARKYWVKPSVKYLSDIIAKEKLKTIITTGPPHSVHLIGRELKKLHGLQWLADFRDPWTSIGYHKELRLSKNSQKEHKALEHAVLNEADKIVVTSKTTKEEFESITKQPISVITNGYDLEHSGEVDLDKGFTISHIGSLLSGRNPENLWKVLSQIARENAVFRGDLQLEFMGVVSQDVMDTMYRYELGPYIKMRGYGSHAEALRKQQSSQLLLLVEIDSEETKGIIPGKLFEYMAAKRPILAVGPQGWEAGEIIQGTNAGKVFDYSALEPLKNTILAWYEAYKKGSIVSESVDVERFSRRALTEELSKLL, from the coding sequence ATGAAGAAAGTCCTCATCATCACCTATTACTGGCCTCCTGCGGGCGGCCCAGGGGTGCAGAGATGGCTAAAATTCGTTAAATACCTTCGTGATTTCGGTATTGAACCCTTGGTCTACATTCCCGAGAATCCGCATTACCCTATAGAAGACGCCACTTTGGCCTCTGAAGTTGTCGAAAACCTAACCGTTTATTCGCAGCCGCTTTTTGAGCCTTATGGCATAGCGAAGGTTTTCTCCTCAAAAAAAACAAAACGCATCAGTTCGGGAATTATCCAAACCAAAAACCAGTCGGTCTTTGAAAAGGCCATGCTTTGGGTGAGGGGCAATTTTTTTATTCCGGATGCCCGAAAGTACTGGGTAAAACCTTCGGTGAAATATTTGAGCGATATTATTGCCAAGGAAAAATTAAAAACCATTATTACCACAGGCCCGCCACACAGTGTGCATCTCATTGGGCGAGAGTTGAAGAAATTACACGGTTTACAATGGTTGGCCGATTTTCGCGATCCATGGACCTCTATAGGCTACCATAAAGAACTGCGGCTTTCAAAAAATTCACAAAAAGAACACAAGGCCCTTGAGCATGCCGTACTCAATGAAGCCGATAAAATAGTGGTAACCAGTAAGACCACAAAAGAAGAGTTCGAAAGTATTACAAAACAGCCCATTTCGGTTATTACCAACGGTTATGATCTGGAGCATAGCGGGGAAGTAGATTTGGATAAAGGATTTACCATTTCCCATATCGGTTCTTTGCTTAGCGGAAGAAATCCGGAAAACCTATGGAAAGTGCTCTCACAAATAGCAAGGGAAAATGCCGTCTTCAGGGGCGATTTACAGCTGGAGTTTATGGGAGTGGTAAGTCAAGATGTGATGGATACCATGTACCGTTATGAATTAGGGCCGTATATTAAAATGAGGGGTTACGGTTCACATGCGGAAGCCTTACGAAAACAACAAAGCTCCCAATTGTTGCTTCTGGTAGAGATCGATAGCGAAGAAACCAAGGGAATTATCCCTGGCAAACTGTTTGAATACATGGCGGCGAAGCGACCTATTTTGGCGGTCGGCCCCCAAGGTTGGGAAGCGGGCGAGATCATTCAAGGTACAAACGCGGGCAAGGTATTCGACTACTCCGCCCTTGAGCCGTTAAAAAACACCATTTTAGCTTGGTATGAGGCCTATAAAAAAGGGAGTATTGTATCTGAATCGGTGGATGTGGAGCGTTTTAGCAGACGCGCCCTAACCGAAGAACTTTCAAAACTCTTGTAA
- a CDS encoding YfhO family protein, producing MQKGLKAFFVHFFVTVFFVVAALAYFYPVLQGKVIEQSDIVQFTGMAKEQNDFRKKTGDEPYWTNSAFGGMPTYQLGAYYPHDYIKTLDRAIRFLPRPADYLFLYFIGFYILLCCLKVDYRLAIVGALAFGFSTYFIIILGVGHNAKAHALGYLPMVLGGIVLVFRKKYLWGFILTAFAMALEIKANHYQMTYYFMLLVLILGAVYLYDAIRNGKLVHYFSSVGILLAAVLLGIAANATSLMATKEYADWSTRGKSELTINPDGTAKENTNGLDKSYITQWSYGITESLNLFVPRLFGGSNSENLGESSKTFNFLVDQGVSRSQALNFSKGLPLYWSDQPGTSGPAYIGAIIFFLFVLGLILVKGKTKWWLLGGVIMSLLLSWGKNFSLLTDFMIDYFPLYDKFRAVSSIQVILELCAPVLAILALRELFTPTVRVEEKLNALKISFFTVLGLCVALFIFKAGFDFVGPSDEFLKRNYGDELVSLIQADRKAVYNSDLLRSLIYVILAALALWFYIKGKLKENLAIVALGALIVFDLVGVGLRYVDGEDFVSKRRMTQPFPETAIDQEISKDKSIFRVYDPQEGINGARTSYYHQSIGGYHAAKPAGLEDLFSFYIYKGNLGVLNMLNVKYVVQQDEEGKSYPAVNPNANGNAWFVSKVLKVDSADEEILALNDLDTKTEAVVNQAKVKELDRLEFALDSTASIRLTDYRPNHLVYESANQNPGLAVFSEMYYPHGWHAYIDGKPQDFFRVNYTLRAMEVPQGSHKIEFIFEPEVVATGSKITLASNILLALIVLGGIGFTFFVPKKEKELNDKKNSW from the coding sequence ATGCAAAAAGGATTGAAGGCCTTCTTCGTACATTTTTTTGTTACCGTATTCTTTGTTGTCGCCGCTTTGGCATATTTCTATCCCGTACTTCAGGGGAAGGTAATTGAACAGTCTGATATTGTTCAATTTACGGGAATGGCCAAAGAGCAGAATGATTTCAGGAAAAAGACCGGTGATGAACCGTATTGGACCAATAGCGCCTTCGGGGGCATGCCCACATATCAATTGGGGGCATATTATCCACATGACTATATCAAGACATTAGACCGTGCGATTCGGTTTTTACCGAGGCCGGCCGACTACCTATTTCTTTATTTTATTGGCTTTTATATATTGCTTTGTTGTCTAAAGGTCGATTATCGTTTGGCCATTGTAGGCGCATTGGCATTTGGTTTTTCTACCTATTTCATCATCATATTGGGGGTCGGGCATAATGCCAAGGCCCATGCCCTTGGATATTTACCCATGGTTTTGGGAGGGATTGTATTGGTGTTCCGCAAAAAATATCTTTGGGGTTTTATCCTTACCGCTTTTGCCATGGCCCTAGAAATAAAGGCCAACCACTACCAAATGACCTATTATTTCATGCTTTTAGTACTGATTCTAGGTGCGGTCTATCTTTATGACGCTATTCGCAACGGAAAGCTGGTACATTATTTCAGTTCGGTGGGTATTCTATTGGCGGCGGTTCTATTGGGTATTGCGGCCAATGCCACAAGCCTTATGGCCACAAAGGAATATGCCGATTGGAGTACCCGTGGAAAATCGGAACTTACGATCAATCCTGACGGTACGGCTAAGGAGAATACGAACGGATTGGATAAATCCTACATCACACAATGGAGTTATGGGATTACCGAATCATTGAATCTTTTCGTACCCCGCTTGTTCGGTGGATCCAATAGTGAAAATCTGGGGGAGAGTTCCAAAACTTTTAATTTCTTGGTCGACCAAGGAGTTTCCCGAAGTCAAGCTTTAAATTTCTCTAAGGGACTTCCTTTGTACTGGTCGGATCAACCCGGTACATCGGGCCCTGCCTATATTGGCGCAATCATCTTCTTTCTTTTTGTTTTAGGACTCATTTTGGTCAAAGGAAAGACCAAATGGTGGCTTTTGGGCGGAGTGATTATGTCATTGTTACTTTCATGGGGAAAGAACTTTAGCCTATTGACCGACTTTATGATCGATTATTTTCCGCTATACGATAAGTTTCGGGCGGTGTCGTCCATACAGGTGATCTTGGAATTGTGTGCTCCCGTATTGGCCATTTTGGCCCTGCGTGAACTGTTTACACCTACTGTTCGGGTAGAGGAAAAACTCAATGCCTTAAAAATTTCCTTTTTTACCGTATTGGGCCTCTGTGTAGCCCTGTTTATCTTTAAAGCGGGCTTCGATTTTGTGGGGCCAAGTGATGAATTCCTAAAAAGAAATTATGGAGACGAGCTCGTTTCCTTGATACAGGCCGACCGTAAGGCCGTATATAACTCCGATCTTTTGCGTTCGTTGATATATGTTATTTTGGCCGCTTTGGCACTTTGGTTCTACATAAAGGGAAAGCTAAAGGAAAATTTGGCGATAGTGGCCCTTGGAGCTTTGATCGTATTTGACTTGGTCGGTGTTGGTTTGCGATACGTAGACGGTGAAGACTTTGTTTCAAAGAGAAGAATGACACAGCCTTTTCCCGAAACGGCCATAGATCAAGAAATCAGTAAGGATAAATCCATTTTTCGCGTATATGACCCCCAAGAAGGTATCAATGGGGCCCGTACATCGTATTATCACCAAAGTATCGGAGGTTATCACGCCGCCAAACCGGCAGGTCTTGAAGACCTATTCAGCTTCTATATATACAAAGGGAATTTGGGGGTACTCAATATGCTCAATGTAAAATATGTAGTGCAGCAAGACGAAGAAGGCAAAAGCTACCCTGCGGTCAACCCCAACGCCAATGGCAATGCCTGGTTCGTAAGTAAAGTGCTCAAGGTAGATTCGGCCGATGAAGAAATCTTGGCCTTAAACGATTTGGATACAAAGACCGAAGCGGTCGTTAACCAAGCCAAGGTAAAAGAATTGGACCGATTGGAGTTTGCGCTTGATTCTACGGCTTCCATTCGCTTAACGGACTATAGGCCGAATCACTTGGTCTACGAATCGGCAAACCAGAATCCCGGACTGGCCGTTTTCTCCGAAATGTATTATCCACATGGATGGCATGCCTATATCGATGGAAAACCACAAGATTTCTTTAGGGTAAACTATACGCTGCGGGCCATGGAAGTCCCACAAGGAAGCCATAAAATCGAGTTTATTTTCGAACCGGAGGTCGTGGCGACCGGGAGCAAGATTACCTTGGCCAGTAACATCCTTTTGGCCCTTATCGTTCTCGGCGGTATTGGTTTTACCTTTTTTGTCCCTAAGAAAGAAAAGGAACTGAACGACAAAAAAAATAGCTGGTAA
- a CDS encoding DUF4834 family protein yields MAFLKTILIIVLIYYLFKLVVKMFAPKIFGYAARKTQEHFNEKFGGFAQQEQATQERVGDVIIEKKPSKGSKSNNKVGDYIDFEEVE; encoded by the coding sequence ATGGCATTTTTAAAAACTATATTGATCATCGTATTGATCTACTATCTGTTCAAGTTGGTAGTAAAGATGTTCGCTCCTAAGATATTCGGTTATGCGGCCCGCAAAACACAAGAGCACTTTAATGAAAAGTTTGGGGGATTTGCACAACAAGAGCAAGCGACCCAAGAGCGCGTCGGCGATGTTATTATAGAAAAAAAACCTTCCAAAGGCAGTAAATCAAATAATAAAGTAGGCGATTATATCGACTTTGAGGAAGTAGAGTAA
- a CDS encoding lipopolysaccharide biosynthesis protein translates to MGIVFKQSLNNSIITYLGFGLGALNTLVLYLQFMDPEYYGLLQVVLSASVVLMPLLAFGVPNTLVKFYSGFNDSKSTDGFLTLMLFLPLALMLPIAGITYVVNDAIGSFLSKENPIVKDYVWHIFLIAMVMAYFEVFYAWARVHMKSVFGNFMKEIFGRVGQTTLLVLLYFKVISVTSFIDGLVIVYILRMLVMKLYAYRLHRPRLVFDFPENTPKILVYSALIILGGSVAIVLLEIDKVMINQFIKIENVAYYSVASFIALVIAVPSRSMHQITYPLTAELLNRKDAVGLKRLYQKSSLTLYVISGLLFVLIFLNLDDLYKLLPDAYRHGYFIFVWLGLAKLYDALLGNNNSILYNSDYYRAVLFMGVFLAIVTVLLNVWLIPAYGLDGAAIASFLAFFIYNTVKLVYVKMKFNILPFTKETIAVTLLMIGTVLVFYFVTLPFHPILNIMIKGLGISLLYVGVVYKFKISEDVYQVLNGLFGKKGE, encoded by the coding sequence ATGGGAATTGTATTCAAGCAATCGCTCAACAATTCAATTATTACATACCTCGGTTTCGGACTCGGGGCACTGAATACTTTGGTTCTCTATTTGCAGTTTATGGACCCCGAGTATTACGGGCTCTTACAGGTGGTCTTGTCGGCCTCGGTCGTTTTAATGCCCTTATTGGCCTTTGGGGTACCGAATACGCTGGTCAAATTCTATAGTGGCTTCAACGATAGCAAATCTACTGACGGATTTTTGACCCTTATGCTTTTTTTGCCTTTGGCACTTATGCTTCCTATTGCCGGAATCACATATGTGGTGAACGATGCCATCGGAAGTTTTTTATCCAAGGAAAATCCCATCGTAAAAGACTATGTGTGGCATATCTTTTTGATTGCCATGGTTATGGCCTATTTTGAAGTTTTTTACGCCTGGGCCAGGGTGCATATGAAATCGGTTTTCGGCAATTTCATGAAAGAGATTTTCGGTAGGGTGGGGCAGACTACGCTACTGGTCCTGTTATATTTTAAGGTGATTTCGGTTACGTCTTTTATAGATGGACTCGTAATCGTCTATATTTTACGAATGCTCGTTATGAAATTATATGCCTATCGCTTACATAGGCCTCGATTGGTTTTTGACTTTCCTGAAAATACACCTAAAATCTTAGTATATAGTGCCCTTATTATCTTAGGCGGTTCCGTGGCCATTGTCTTATTGGAAATCGACAAGGTCATGATCAACCAATTTATCAAGATCGAGAATGTAGCCTACTACAGTGTGGCCAGCTTTATTGCTTTGGTCATAGCCGTACCCTCGCGGTCGATGCACCAGATAACCTACCCCCTTACCGCGGAACTCCTAAATAGAAAGGATGCTGTGGGGCTAAAGCGGCTTTACCAAAAAAGTTCGCTTACACTTTATGTTATTTCCGGACTGCTTTTTGTTCTTATCTTCCTTAATCTCGACGATTTGTACAAATTGCTACCCGACGCCTATAGGCACGGGTATTTTATCTTTGTCTGGTTGGGACTCGCCAAGTTGTACGATGCCCTATTGGGGAATAATAATTCCATTCTTTACAATTCCGATTACTACAGGGCCGTATTGTTCATGGGGGTCTTTTTGGCCATTGTTACCGTGCTTCTAAATGTTTGGCTTATACCGGCATACGGACTCGATGGTGCCGCAATCGCCAGTTTTTTGGCCTTTTTTATCTACAATACCGTAAAACTGGTCTATGTTAAGATGAAGTTCAACATACTTCCTTTTACCAAGGAAACCATCGCGGTTACCCTATTGATGATCGGAACGGTATTGGTTTTTTACTTTGTTACGCTTCCCTTTCATCCAATTTTAAATATCATGATCAAAGGACTGGGGATTAGCTTACTCTATGTTGGGGTGGTGTATAAATTCAAGATTTCAGAAGATGTTTACCAAGTGCTGAACGGTCTATTTGGAAAGAAAGGCGAATAG
- a CDS encoding transporter, which yields MKKYLLTLFFALPFIGASQYTDVINSNRPGLSVSAYAVGRNVLQVEAGVLFEQRDHSLLNTESNIWGSDISLRYGLLFEQLEINYEGTYVNQNITYTDFGTSENLTDFSRNRVGLKYMIYDHYKNPERNKPNLYSWKANYGFKFKNLIPSISLYGGATFNLGDNPFYVGDPTVSYRGMIATQSRLTPRFVLITNIAYDRITTDYPELSYMISLSHAFRNPKWSAFVENQGIQSDRYSDALIRGGIAHLLTDDLQVDFNLGASFKNTPSRIFITVGGSYRFDMHKDKLKSIDEQSAGENGGPIKKNSMKKKKKEARKKGESGSGAEDIDLGPSKKELKKMRKQEKKQRKNKSKNRDNGAIDF from the coding sequence ATGAAAAAATATCTTTTGACTTTATTTTTTGCCCTACCCTTTATTGGGGCTTCACAATATACCGATGTAATCAACTCCAACAGGCCTGGACTTTCGGTCAGTGCATATGCCGTTGGCCGCAATGTGCTTCAAGTCGAGGCGGGCGTACTGTTCGAACAACGTGACCATAGCTTGCTCAATACCGAAAGTAATATTTGGGGTTCCGATATATCTTTACGGTACGGACTTCTTTTTGAGCAGTTGGAAATAAATTATGAGGGTACCTATGTCAACCAGAATATCACTTATACCGATTTTGGCACTTCAGAAAACCTGACCGATTTTTCAAGAAACCGGGTCGGACTGAAATATATGATCTACGACCATTACAAAAACCCGGAACGGAACAAACCCAACCTTTATAGCTGGAAGGCCAATTACGGTTTTAAGTTCAAGAATTTAATTCCGTCCATATCCCTTTACGGAGGGGCTACCTTTAATTTAGGCGATAACCCTTTTTATGTCGGTGACCCAACTGTGTCGTACCGTGGGATGATAGCTACGCAAAGTAGACTGACCCCTCGTTTTGTGTTGATCACCAATATAGCGTATGACCGGATTACCACCGATTACCCTGAGTTGAGTTATATGATATCCCTCTCCCATGCCTTCCGTAACCCTAAATGGAGTGCCTTTGTAGAAAACCAGGGTATTCAAAGCGATCGTTATTCCGATGCCCTTATTCGAGGAGGTATCGCGCATTTGCTCACAGATGACCTTCAGGTAGACTTTAACCTTGGCGCAAGTTTCAAGAATACCCCTTCACGTATTTTCATTACCGTCGGCGGCTCGTACCGTTTCGATATGCACAAAGACAAGTTGAAATCGATAGATGAGCAAAGTGCCGGCGAAAATGGAGGCCCCATCAAGAAGAATTCGATGAAGAAGAAAAAGAAGGAAGCCCGCAAAAAAGGGGAAAGTGGTAGCGGTGCCGAAGACATCGACCTAGGCCCTTCTAAAAAAGAACTCAAAAAGATGAGAAAACAAGAAAAGAAGCAAAGAAAGAACAAAAGTAAAAATCGTGATAACGGCGCCATTGATTTTTAA
- a CDS encoding transthyretin-like family protein encodes MGHLVRGCLRACLHLEFYETLTNAEIRVYKVLPEADELHIEKGKLVILSSKTVIQKTKHLIGSGYTDDEGNYNIPLSDRYGSGPLEIDVVVSDKGKSKKATHTVQFTLRRLNPVWRKNQEDKEFIFNYSFNFKFWNQVRTELDIWTIIGHIRSKEDHNTPVKGVTVAAFDTDWINDDFLGSALTDSKGQFRIDYKGLDFKQTFLSPMIRVETPISSIPGPGVYFKIYSSEGVLLYEEDRNKGKTQERKNIPRCFDIDLYI; translated from the coding sequence ATGGGGCATTTAGTTAGAGGTTGTTTGAGGGCATGTTTGCATTTAGAGTTCTATGAGACTTTGACAAATGCCGAAATACGGGTTTATAAAGTACTACCGGAAGCCGATGAACTCCATATCGAAAAGGGTAAGCTTGTTATTTTATCTTCTAAGACCGTTATCCAAAAAACAAAACATCTTATAGGCAGTGGGTATACGGATGATGAGGGCAACTATAACATCCCTTTGTCCGATCGATACGGTAGTGGCCCCTTGGAAATTGATGTGGTGGTTAGTGATAAGGGCAAATCAAAAAAGGCGACGCACACGGTTCAGTTCACCCTAAGGCGGTTGAATCCGGTTTGGCGTAAGAATCAAGAAGATAAGGAGTTCATTTTTAATTATAGCTTCAATTTTAAGTTTTGGAACCAGGTTCGCACGGAACTTGATATATGGACGATTATCGGACATATACGTTCCAAAGAAGACCATAATACCCCTGTAAAGGGAGTGACCGTTGCGGCATTTGATACGGACTGGATCAATGACGACTTTTTAGGAAGTGCCCTGACCGATAGCAAGGGTCAGTTTCGAATAGATTATAAGGGACTTGATTTCAAACAGACATTTCTATCGCCGATGATCCGTGTTGAAACCCCGATATCTTCCATACCTGGACCAGGTGTTTATTTTAAAATATACTCTTCAGAAGGAGTTTTGTTGTACGAGGAAGACAGAAACAAGGGCAAGACCCAAGAAAGGAAGAATATCCCGCGTTGTTTCGATATTGACTTGTATATTTAA
- a CDS encoding FdhF/YdeP family oxidoreductase: protein MQNENFRRKVSVIGSEDFSNIKITEPVRYAAGKLGVKEALRHGFKEMGIVRSMRAFLELNQEDGFDCPSCAWPNPEKPSTIAEYCENGAKAVADEATTDKIGREFFKKYSVEELSKLTEYQLNKFGRLTEPLVLRPGSIHYEPISWQESYELISEELGRLKSPDDAIFYTSGRSSNEAAYLYGMFARALGTNNMPDCSNMCHESSGVALSETLGIGKGSVKLEDLYGADVVIVAGQNPGTNHPRMLSALEKCKKNGGKVISINPLEESGLINFKNPQHVKGLIGGGENLTDIHLQVRINQDIALMKLILKRLAALDEAGQKVFNHDFLGEYVDGYQELLDDLARYDESSLLELCGVEEAIIDETVALLATSSNIVICWAMGLTQHKNGVATICEYLNLLLLKGSLGKPNAGTCPVRGHSNVQGDRSVGIMHFVNPELNERIEKHLGFKAPDKEGLDVVGAIKAMHDESGKVFICLGGNFLMAASDTLYTAEAMQNCELTVQISTKLNRSHLVTGKTALILPTFGRSEKDMKGDKLRYQTMEDSMGRVRQSRGLLKPTSENIKSEPELIAELAHTHFGAGHSVNWKAMGEDYELIRESIDLIIKGFENTKERSKGIGYYLPNNVRDLDFSMLPNGRAQLTRNPLPEHDLKDEELMLMTIRSHDQFNTTIYGMDDRYRGIYNERRVLFMNAKDMEKRNLKKMDVVHIKSTYNGKVRTAHKFLVVPYNIPSGDLAAYYPETNVLVPYDQYADKSKTPISKSIKVTVEKAI, encoded by the coding sequence ATGCAGAATGAAAACTTTCGAAGAAAGGTATCGGTCATTGGTTCCGAAGATTTCTCGAATATCAAGATAACAGAACCGGTACGGTACGCTGCCGGAAAATTAGGTGTAAAAGAGGCCTTGCGCCACGGATTTAAGGAAATGGGCATTGTACGCTCTATGCGTGCATTTTTAGAGCTGAACCAAGAAGACGGCTTTGACTGTCCGAGTTGCGCTTGGCCCAATCCGGAAAAACCTTCCACTATAGCGGAATATTGTGAAAATGGGGCAAAGGCAGTTGCCGATGAGGCCACTACCGATAAGATCGGCCGAGAATTTTTCAAGAAGTATTCCGTAGAAGAGTTATCGAAACTCACTGAATACCAATTGAACAAATTCGGTAGGCTTACCGAACCTCTTGTTCTTAGGCCGGGCAGTATTCACTACGAGCCTATCTCATGGCAAGAGTCATATGAACTTATTTCCGAAGAATTAGGGCGATTGAAATCACCCGATGATGCCATTTTTTATACTTCCGGGCGATCCAGTAACGAAGCGGCCTACCTTTACGGTATGTTTGCCAGGGCCCTAGGCACCAATAATATGCCCGACTGTTCCAATATGTGCCACGAATCAAGTGGCGTAGCCCTTTCAGAGACCTTGGGTATCGGTAAAGGTTCGGTAAAACTTGAAGACCTATACGGTGCCGATGTGGTAATCGTGGCCGGACAAAACCCGGGAACGAATCACCCCCGTATGCTTTCGGCCTTAGAAAAATGCAAGAAAAATGGAGGCAAGGTGATTAGTATCAATCCCCTTGAAGAATCCGGACTCATTAATTTCAAGAATCCACAACATGTAAAAGGACTCATAGGTGGAGGTGAAAATCTTACCGATATTCATCTTCAGGTGCGTATCAATCAAGATATAGCCCTGATGAAATTGATTTTAAAACGACTGGCCGCCTTGGATGAAGCCGGTCAGAAAGTATTTAACCATGATTTCTTGGGCGAGTATGTAGACGGTTACCAAGAACTTTTGGACGACTTGGCCCGCTACGACGAATCGTCATTACTCGAACTATGTGGGGTAGAGGAAGCCATTATCGATGAAACCGTGGCCTTATTGGCTACAAGTAGTAATATCGTGATATGTTGGGCGATGGGACTGACCCAGCATAAGAACGGTGTAGCTACTATTTGCGAATACTTGAACCTACTCTTGTTAAAAGGGTCCTTAGGAAAACCCAACGCTGGCACCTGTCCTGTACGCGGCCATAGCAACGTTCAGGGCGACCGTAGTGTGGGGATTATGCATTTTGTAAACCCAGAACTCAACGAGCGTATTGAAAAACATTTAGGCTTTAAGGCCCCTGATAAAGAGGGACTTGATGTTGTTGGGGCCATTAAGGCCATGCATGATGAAAGCGGTAAGGTTTTTATTTGTTTGGGAGGAAATTTTTTAATGGCGGCTTCCGATACCTTGTATACGGCCGAGGCCATGCAGAACTGTGAACTTACGGTTCAGATAAGTACGAAATTGAACCGATCGCATTTGGTGACCGGAAAAACGGCGCTCATTCTACCCACTTTCGGTAGGTCGGAAAAAGATATGAAAGGTGACAAGTTGAGATACCAGACCATGGAAGATAGCATGGGCCGTGTACGCCAATCACGTGGACTTCTAAAACCGACCTCCGAGAACATAAAAAGTGAACCAGAGCTTATCGCCGAACTGGCCCATACTCATTTTGGAGCCGGGCATTCGGTAAACTGGAAAGCCATGGGAGAGGATTATGAGCTAATTCGGGAGAGTATCGACTTAATCATCAAAGGGTTTGAAAATACAAAGGAAAGGTCAAAAGGAATAGGGTATTATCTACCCAACAATGTTCGTGATCTCGATTTTAGTATGCTGCCCAATGGTCGGGCCCAGCTGACCCGAAACCCCTTGCCCGAACACGATTTAAAGGATGAAGAGCTCATGTTGATGACCATTCGCTCCCATGATCAGTTCAACACTACGATCTATGGAATGGATGACAGGTACCGCGGAATCTACAATGAAAGGCGGGTTCTTTTTATGAATGCCAAGGATATGGAAAAAAGGAACTTGAAAAAGATGGACGTGGTACATATTAAAAGTACCTATAATGGAAAGGTACGTACGGCACATAAGTTTCTGGTAGTACCGTATAATATCCCTTCAGGTGATTTGGCCGCCTACTACCCTGAAACCAATGTCTTGGTGCCTTATGACCAATACGCCGATAAGAGCAAAACACCGATCAGTAAATCGATTAAGGTTACGGTTGAGAAAGCCATCTAA